The Anopheles gambiae chromosome 2, idAnoGambNW_F1_1, whole genome shotgun sequence genomic sequence GGCAGCACACGCGCAGTGCGTCCTTGTACGTCATCGAAAGATCGAGTAGCAAGGACGTAATCGAAACAGCTTGGCTaccattttcttgtttttcttccccctcATTTTCTCTCTAATCAACGTCCAATTAAGGGGTGGCTCGTTCGTCGATCGATGTCAAGAGGAAGACGACTTCCTTCTACTGTACAGCTTGgacggaggaaaaaaacgaacaaaaacctAAAACTCGATCGACTACGTTTGGGTGAGTCAAGAAATTAGCGTGACAAACTTGTTCGGGCCGGTGTGCCTCCGGTCCCCTTAACCAGCCCACATTCACCATATTACGATCGCCACCAACACAACCGCTGGACTGCCCGCTGCATTCACCGCCAGGCCGCCAGTAGTAAAAGGAAGCGCGAATCGATGCAGACCGCCGCGTGTGACGCGTGTGTGACTTTGGATAGATTTTTCTCGAACACACCCAGTCTCCCACCGGCCCGGATTGGCGTGGTGGTGGGGTGTtcggtgtctgtgtgtgtgtgtgtgtaagtgttcaCCCCCGGGGGAAGAAATAGGGACAAAAAGTCGCCCCAGGCTCGTATTCGTGCATGCTGCATTTTGCTTTTGCATGAATGATCGAGTTTACTATTTGTTGACATTTGAATGCCCCTTTCATGGTGTGCGTTTATGGCAGGGGATTAGCAGCTTCAAGGTGTTACTTTGGTTACGATCAACATATGACACTTCCTGATTCCATtccaatttttaattaaaatttaagaaaaaaagacatatTTTATTACTTTACATCACAAACTCCAAGTGCATAAATGACTCATGGAcacgtaaaacaaaactccaaAAGGTTCAAAGTTCAAAGAGCTtccgatgcaaaaaaaaagcgtgcCCCGAGCGGCTGAGCACGTGTGGGCGTCACGCACCCGTGCCCAACCGATTCCCTTTCACCGGTCTTTTACGGGCCAACACAACGGTGGCTCCACACCAACTCCGGTAGAATAATCTCTGATGATACGTttaaaaacgaacgaaacaacaaaaaaagaccgCCTTAAGGAAAAAGCCCACTACcgcgacgacaacgacgaggACTACCGTCGATGACTGTGCGGGCGCGACTTTCACCATCCAATACGCGATTCGAAGCGTCTGGAGTGAGGATTGTAATTATTGCTGCCGTTATTATTCGCACTAAAGTTGTAAGGTGTAGTAGTGCTGGTAGTAGCCACCGTCGCCTTCTTGAACACCGTAACAGGCTTTTGTCGTCCGttttgtcttctctctctctctctctctatctctctcgccTTCTACTACGCTTTCCAGCTCAATCCCCCTCCCCAAAGTCGCTACCAAACCCCCGAAAAGAAGGCGCACAGACAGCAAAAGGGTGCTAAGCaacgaacccccccccccatttccacctctctccctctctttccaTGTCGATGCCTTTGTCCGACGATCGCGCATCGTGTGCATCTCGTGTGCACTCGCTGGAGTGAGCATACGattttatctctctttctttcactcACTCGCTTGAGCGCGTGCCCATCAAATGGGGTTCGGTTTCGGAGCGGTTGGGAAAGGGATGAAATTGGGCGGGCTGGGGTGGGGTACAGCAGAAAAGCAAGAAATAGCGAATCTCGCGCACGGCCAGCGTCATTCATCGTCAAACCATCCGTGTGGTGCGTTCGTTTATCGAGCCGTTTCGGGATTGTCCCTCCCCCCAATCACAACTGGACCAAAGTTGTTAACCGTCGCTTTGCCAGGTCAGTACAAAGGTGCCAGTGTTGAGTGTACAGTgtggcgtgcgtgcgtgcgtgtgtttgtgtatgtctCTCCGAGCATTTTGAGTGTGTTCTAAGTAGGTTTTTTAGTACATCTGTTCGTTGCTGAGCTTAACTTTTGCGCTGTGTTTTGCTAGAAGTGCTATTATGCCTTACAGGAGAATCTATTGGGTCACTATCCTCAAACCGTTCTAGCTCTCCTACCTTTGCACGatcgaatgtgtgtgtttttttgtgcgtcGTCGTTGTGACTGTCTGTGACTCTCGCGTCGCCCGGACTTGTACAACTCGTGCGCCCCACGGTGTGctgattaatttttattagaaaattgtgtgtgttcccTCGCTCGCAACTACCAATGCTGAGGATGGGGTGAGGAAACGGGAATCtggttccttctttttttttttttgttccggGATCGGCTGCTCAAACGGTTAACAAAGCAATGGACGCAACTGGTAGcatcaacaaaataataaaaatcacaaaaacatACCACACGCTGTCGGGCGGTCCCGGTGCTAGTTGCCCGCATGCACGTGGTTGTGGTCCCTGTCCCTTCGTACAAAAATAATGCCGGATGATCTGATCAACGACACCACAATGTAGCCACAGCGACAACAagatagagtgagagagatatTTGTATTTGCTCACTTTAAACGAAACTCTTAGTACACGCGCATCAGTCCATTAGTAGCCTAagtagtgttttgtttgcagcaaGTGTGTTCGTGCAAGTTCCAACTCCTCTTCACTGATtcattttcttgtttgtttcttctccGCATTTGGTCCTGTGCCTATATATCATTATAGAACCCACTGTGCGTGCCACCTtcccccacaaacacacaccaagaTGCGCTCGTTCACCGTCGTTGCCGTGCTGGCCCTCAGCTTCTGCTACGTCCAGGCCGCCGATGAGGCTCCGGCCACGAAAGatgcggccgccgccgccgccgccccggCCGAAGGTGGAAAGACCTACAAGCGACTCATCCCTGCCGACGTTCTGCGAggtaagtgtgtttgtgtgacgacCCAATTGTTCATCAGCCGTTTTGCGCAAAGCGCGGCGCCGTTGTTTCCAGCAGACGGAACACGCGGAATGTCGTTGGCGCAATGTCGCATCTCCGAGTCGGATCGGTTTTGATTCGCGCGCCCAGCGGGCCACACCCCGCAGTCGGGGAGGGACTTTTGTGCAATGCAATAGCTGCGTTGCCCACTTGGccaaagtgtgtttgtgtgtacattGTACCACccgcagcagtagcagaagacGAACAGCCCTGCCTCGAGCCGTCCCTGAAACGGAACGGTTAGCACATGGTACCACACCTTCGAGGGAGGTTGGCCGATCGATATGCAATACCAGCAGCGCAATTTCGTACAGCAACGCTGTCGAAAGACGTCGATACAATCCGTAGAGTAAAGTTTCCGTAGGCAGACGCAGTTTTGCCGGCTACGCAAGGGTGCGATTGCAATggttccttccttcccttttaCCAATCGGCCGACGATTGCAAGCATTTCAGGCGGTGTGTCCTCCTTTTTGGAGGGAATTAATTCCAACCAAGAAGCTTTCCACGGGTGACACACGGCTCACTGAGCAGTGGGCCCACACGCGCGAGCACAGAGCCGCATGCCAAGCAATTGTGCAACGCGGCCGACGCGGCCATGCGTTTGTTCACAAAACAATCACGATTTAGTGTGTGTCGCGCGGTTCTGTTTTTCAAAGCCGCCCGCAAAAATGCAACCCGAAACCGGTTCGACTGTGTCTAAACGAGCAGCACTTGCTCGCCACCGCGTACGCATGGGCTAGTACTTACATGCTACCATACCTTAACATACCCTCCCGATCACTGCCTTTGATCGGGGCGaggctgtttgctgtgtgtgagCGGGCGATGGCGATCGTTCCGTCTCTTAAGCGGAACCTTACAACAGTTGTACGCTGCGAACTGGTACACTACAATCCAAAGTGACAGTTAGCGTAGTAGGCTGGGGTTGCGGCATACGGTCCACAGTGCGCGAATGCGGTATTGAGAGCAAAAGCAGCGGTGTACGGTACGGTCTGCCTGTTGGCATTGAAGTCGAGGGACCGGTTCTGATCCTTTGGGGCGGCGACGGTACTACctcgcacaccaccaccatcaccctcAGCCCTCTTTCTACACCTTTCAATGGGTCTGAGAGGGTTTTTGATGACTGACCAGCTGCAAACCTGTTAACGGGTGGGCCTAAAGTGCGTGCCTAAAATGCGCTACCTACCAGGCTTTGCAAGGGTGGTGATTAAAATTTCTATCCACAACTGCACAACCTGCTCGCAGGCAACCTGAAACAGGGTGGGGGAAAGGGGTGGACATGGGAGAGTGGGCAAGGCAAGCTAACAAGAAGGATATGAAAATGAGAGTATCGTTAGGGTTGGTCTGCCGActagcaaaaagggaaaaccacCATCACCTGTCGCCGTTACTTACACCGGTTTTGTGGTTAATTAAGTCCACCCCGCGCACTGTgtccactgtgtgtgtgtgtgtgtgtgttttcagtGTCACCTTCAAGCCGATGGGGAGTGGAAAAAGATCGATTTTGTGCCGTGCTGTTTTAAAACGGTGTATAAAAGCATTGCTGCTAATTTGCACCTAACGAACAAAGGAGAGCCACAGAAACCGGCCGCGCAGCAGGGTTCGTCTTCTGCGGTAAGATAATTGCTGCCGTTGTCCGCAGCAACCGATCTGGAAGCTTCTTTTCCTTGTCGGAGCGAGCAGAGAGCAGTGCCACCACAGGGCCAACCGTTTCCGTTTCCGTCCGACGTGAAAAGTCAAATCAAATACGTTGGTTTGATGTTGGTTTTGTCTCTTTTGTCGCTAGCACGCACCGTGTCATGGCGCTATGCTCACGGCGCACATTAACATAACCGTTACGCATTGACACtggaacaaaaaatagaagctCCCCACAAATTCGGATGAAACATTATGTTTGTGGAGGGGCTGCAGGGGATAATTTCACGCCGATTTGATGCCGCTGTGCCATCGCGCAGAGTCTTCAACCTTACATCGGTTCATCATCCGCgcatatacaaaaaaaaacacgcttgGTTCATGGTaactgtgttgtgtgtttgtatttttttcccttcccatGATCAACCCAACCCACTCGCAGTGACTGCACCAGTGGGCTGTGTGAATGATTGTTTTATAAACCACTTACCCCCCGCTGCGCTTTACTGTGACCCTGAACGTGTTGCTGCATCTACGGTTGCAACGCCAACCGTCATACTTTGTAAATCATGCACAATATCATTAACGCACTCTAATGGATCGTTGGTGATcgtacacccccccccccccccccccccccccccccgtacaCGCTGTGGTGTACTTGGGACGGTTTTCGGGGAAGCGAGTCCCAGAGCAGAACTCTGCTTTTGTAACTCTGTGCACTGTAGTATTGGCTCGGGCGTTATAGATTTATACCGGATCGTTAATCGATTTCACCGATCAGTCTGAATGCAGGAAACTtgcccgccccccccccccctttcgtACCCGGTTGTTAAAACCGTACACCGGTAACCGGATCCGGAGTGTGTTGATCCTTTCACTTTCCAATGGGTGTGTGCAATCTTTGGCAATTTAATTCGTATTATTAGTTTGTACTTGGGTTGCTTTcctcattgttgttgttgtttttttatttgcttcacGGATGGCGCGTGGGGGTGCTGTTTCGTAAGCTTTCCGCAGCTAAATGGTGGGTTACGATTGTTGCTACATTGTGGGCACGATCTTGTCCACGAATGTTCGAGACGATCCTTCCAGACATCAAGCACGATCATGTGTACAACGGTGTTTTAttgttgaaaataataaaactcatCCAAGTGTGTATCGTTCCTTATTTAGTTGAGCAACGGTTTCATTAAAACAATGGCTTTTCTAGCTATTTTTCTGCTTACTTTTCATCATAAAGTAAAAGCATTAAAGCATACAACTCTTCCCATTACTGTGCAGTTAAAAGAGTCACCAAAAAACGGTGCgcaagatataaaaaaaagacaaaattgTTCTTCTTCCTATTTGAAAAAGCTACCGTTTTTGTTGCAGGCCTCTTTGTAAGGGTCTCCAGGTTCGTCGTCTATGACTGTGCGTGATTTGTAAGCGCTGTTTTGACTCCTATTTCATGGTTCAGCTTTTCATTCGATACTAGCACGGAAGTAACATTACTCATATGTGCTATTCAAACATTGCTATGCagtcacgtgtgtgtgtgtgtgtgtgtgtgtgtgagagtttcCGCGATCTCTAAACCGCCCTCAATATCACTCGCTTTGCAAAAGCCAAACACAAAGTGCTGAAAACATCAGGCAGATTTCTAACTACTGCTACTGTACTGCTGTATCGCTTCTAATGCACCATCCCATTCCCCCTGCCCTCGGAAGGCATGAAAAGCTCAACAATCACCAATCCCTGCTGACTAATTAATTAGCATCGGCATTGGGTGGCGACAGCAGCTGACAAAAGCGTCCGATGATGACGCCTTTGTTTACCGCTCGTACCAAAACCAACCACTGTGTGGACGGCCACTGTCAAGGTGATATTGATCGGGCGGCGATCAGAGAGTCGGCTGGGGCAGACGCACGCCGGTGGCTGGGGCAGCACattagcacaacaacaaaaatgtccACCACTCTCTCAATCCGTGTGCTAATTTGCTATTCcgagcgtgaaaaaaaaacgttcacCAGCTCCGAAACGGGGCTTCGAGGGAGGGGGTGGATTGCGGTAATCCCCTTCTCGTACGATCTCTTCGCGACCGTGGTCGAAGGCCAGCAGAGAGCTGCTGCAACACAGTGGCAACAGCGTGCAGTGATTTGCCAGCCAGGGGATCACCGAGAGCGGGGTTGGATGAAGTTGATCGAGATTATCGAGGATCGAGTGCGCTCGACAAGCTTGCAAATGTCGTACGTGCCAAGTCGTGCGCCAGAAGTGAAGGGAGCTGCttgtgtggatgtgttttaTGGGATCATTCCACTCTTAGGTCTCACTTCCCCATTTCCAGTTCGTTCGCTTCGCGATCTTTCCGACATTCAATCTCGCTCGCACAAAGTTCACTTTCGCGCGACTCGCGTTATGCAACGATCGGATACACGTACCCCCTGCACGGAAGCTTGTACTCCCGGTACAGCCGTAAATGGATGGCTTGCGGAAAGGTACATAAGTTGCTGCCACTTTTCACACCGCCAACGGGGCCAAGAGGGGGCCTTATTTCTTATTTCTCCAGCATCCAGCGGCATTTCAATGTTTGCACGCGCATGAGTCATATGCTGCTCGTGTATGCAACCAACCTGAAACCTGAACTCATCCGCGGGGGATCTCGGACAACACCAAACTGAACCGAACAAGCAAGCCTTCTTCTCCGGGCGTAATGGTGTAATGGTGCCAAATTTGCATATTATATCATTGGATTGCGACACGCGAAATGGTTTTGCTAAACTGTCCAGTCCGATGGGCACACTTTTTTGGGAACCCCATAAAAGCCAATGCCCCCCCTGGTGTGCTTGGTTTGGACGGTGGACATGAAAGACGAGCTATTGTCGTTCTTGCTGCGCACACGCGGCGTGCTCTTGCATGCGTGAAGGTAATGGTTGCGGGCGTGGGTTCGCTGTGGGATTTCCCCGGGGGGTAGAATACAGACCGTCCCTCCAGAAATAGATCTTCGTGGCAAAGCGACACCGGAAACCAGTTTTTTGATGCGATCATTGGTGTGCCAAAATGTTGGTAGTATTGCTGTTCTTTCCCTTTTGCgcgttttgctttcctttgcgCATTGTTTTCCAAAAACCGGTTGGATTTCTTTGGGAAGCTTCGTGCGCCTAACGATGCGTGTGTCCGGCATCTTGGGACTTTGTTTTGGtccgtttttttatgttattgtaaaacaaaaatgaaatcttCAACCGTTTTACTCAATCCCTTCCCACGTTTGTGTACAATTGCAGACTTCCCCGGCATGTGCTTCGCCTCGaccaagtgtgccaccttcgAGCCGGGCCAGTACTGGGATCTGACTCCGTTCTGCGGTCGTTCCACCTGCGTGCTGTCGGACGATGCTCAGCCACGGTAAGTTTGGCACGGCTTTAAGGCTGTTTAAGTCTCAACTTTCTACTTAACCAATCCCCGCTTCTCTACCCCATACTGCAGCCTGCTCGAGCTGGTAGAGGACTGCGGCCCGCTGCCACTGGCCAACGACAAGTGCAAGCTGGACACGGAGAAGACCAACAAGACGGCCCCGTTCCCGGCCTGCTGCCCGACGTTCACCTGCGAGCCGGGCGCGAAGCTGGAGTACCCCGAGATCAAGACTGCCCCCGAGTCGACCTCGGAGCAGTCAGCCAAGAACTAAGTGATCGCCACGGGCCGGCCACTACAGTAACCATCTTAATCAATTAGCATACGAGCATGCTCCTATCCTAAGCAGTAGCGAAGCGAACAGTGTTTgaagaaaaagatgaaaaaagaTGATCCTCAAATAACATAACCActgaaaaaagaagacaaaaaaaaaacacaacaaaaatcgaAAACTCCCTTACAaattcttttttatatatcttttttgtgtttgttaccCTTTACATCACCGATCCGCTTTCATCCCCCGCCCCCCACCCAACACGTCATAGATTGATCCTCGACAGTAACAGCAAGCAGTATATGAACCATTAGTCAAGTTTGTGATATTAGAAGTATATATTTATCGGGAGAGGAAACGCACTAAGATGCAAAcgataaacaacaaacaaacaaacaaaaatacagcATAAAACATCACAATCCTGTAATTTTCAACAGAAACtatgatagagagagagcgtatatgagaaaaaagagagagagatagaagcTAGGATTCACCTTTCGTAGGTGCAGTAGTACAGTAGTGGAAAAACAGTAGCTTACTACAACCGGACATGAGAGTTCTACTATAGGCTTCCCTGTAAGGAGGATGTACCATGACAAATGAAGACTCCTCGATGTTCTCTtgtgatttttctttcttttgagCTACATCTCAATCTGGTCGttactctctccctctctccctctcgctcaTTTGTTCCCTCTCTTCATCATCCCACATCTTTCCGGTGCAGACAAACGATCATGTTGTATTGCGCAATGCAataagttttgtatttttttatgtttttctttttcgaacAATccgttttcaaataaaatcaactgAATTTAAGTAAATCCAACATGCATGTGTTGtaagttttgcttcttct encodes the following:
- the LOC1281338 gene encoding uncharacterized protein LOC1281338 — encoded protein: MRSFTVVAVLALSFCYVQAADEAPATKDAAAAAAAPAEGGKTYKRLIPADVLRDFPGMCFASTKCATFEPGQYWDLTPFCGRSTCVLSDDAQPRLLELVEDCGPLPLANDKCKLDTEKTNKTAPFPACCPTFTCEPGAKLEYPEIKTAPESTSEQSAKN